A portion of the Algisphaera agarilytica genome contains these proteins:
- a CDS encoding phosphoglycerate kinase, with the protein MAKKTIADLDLAGKKVLMRCDFNVPLDDAKNVTDDRRVRMALPTIQHVLDNGGSVIVMSHLGRPKGAPNPEFSLKPAADKLGELLGKPVELAADTAGDDAAAKAGALQLGGVLVLENVRFNAGESKGDDPAYNSALAALGDVYCNNAFGTCHRTQASMYAVPKAMKEAGKPAVVGFLVEKEIKYLADTLESPERPFVAILGGAKVSDKINVIDNLLGICDKVLIGGAMAYTFSLAEGGKVGGSLVEPDKVELAKSLIEKGGDKLVLPIDTHCGDDFSGDCNKQIVKAGEIADGFEGLDIGPETAKLYADIVTNAKTVVWNGPMGVFEMPPFDAGTKAVAQAIADGDATSIIGGGDSAAAIEQLGFADQVSHVSTGGGASLEMLEGKNFESVALLDEK; encoded by the coding sequence GTGGCCAAGAAAACGATCGCTGACCTCGACCTCGCCGGCAAAAAAGTCCTCATGCGCTGCGACTTCAACGTGCCGCTGGACGACGCCAAGAACGTCACCGACGACCGCCGCGTCCGCATGGCCCTGCCCACGATCCAGCACGTCCTGGACAACGGCGGCAGCGTGATCGTGATGTCCCACCTGGGTCGGCCCAAGGGTGCCCCCAACCCCGAGTTCAGCCTCAAGCCCGCCGCCGACAAACTCGGCGAGCTGCTGGGCAAGCCCGTCGAGCTCGCCGCCGACACCGCCGGTGACGACGCGGCCGCCAAAGCCGGTGCTCTTCAGCTCGGCGGCGTGCTGGTCCTGGAAAACGTCCGCTTCAACGCCGGCGAGAGCAAGGGCGACGACCCCGCCTACAACTCGGCCCTCGCGGCGCTCGGCGACGTGTACTGCAACAACGCCTTCGGCACCTGCCACCGCACCCAGGCGTCGATGTACGCCGTGCCCAAGGCCATGAAGGAAGCCGGCAAGCCCGCGGTCGTGGGTTTCCTCGTCGAGAAGGAAATCAAGTACCTCGCCGACACCCTCGAAAGCCCCGAGCGCCCCTTCGTCGCGATCCTCGGCGGCGCGAAGGTCTCGGACAAGATCAATGTCATCGACAACCTCCTGGGCATCTGCGACAAGGTGCTCATCGGCGGCGCGATGGCCTACACCTTCAGCCTCGCCGAGGGCGGCAAGGTCGGCGGCTCGCTCGTCGAGCCCGACAAGGTCGAACTCGCGAAGTCGCTGATCGAGAAAGGCGGCGACAAGCTGGTCCTGCCGATCGACACCCATTGCGGCGACGACTTCTCGGGCGACTGCAACAAGCAGATCGTCAAGGCCGGCGAGATCGCCGACGGCTTCGAGGGCCTGGACATCGGCCCCGAGACCGCCAAGCTCTACGCCGACATCGTCACCAACGCCAAGACCGTCGTCTGGAACGGCCCGATGGGCGTGTTCGAGATGCCCCCCTTCGACGCGGGCACCAAGGCCGTCGCCCAGGCCATCGCCGACGGCGACGCCACCTCGATCATCGGCGGCGGCGACTCGGCCGCGGCCATCGAGCAGCTCGGCTTCGCCGACCAGGTCAGCCACGTCTCCACCGGCGGCGGCGCCTCGCTGGAGATGCTCGAAGGCAAAAACTTCGAGAGCGTCGCCCTGCTCGACGAAAAATAA
- a CDS encoding TetR/AcrR family transcriptional regulator, with product MPRGRPPKFDEEQVLDTAAALFKRDGYDGVGVAELCKETGMAMQSLYHRFGDKAGLYREALERFGKTANDPQIQALEESDDALAGVEAFVRQWKRHIGASREDGCLFTQALSRSDRSEPEAPDAVARAYTGRLRRTLTTTLRRAIEAGQLKPDTDPAVLADSLLTSAFGVAVVGRGGMPGSMIEHAIAAALAMLDQAKA from the coding sequence ATGCCACGTGGACGCCCCCCCAAATTCGACGAAGAACAGGTGCTGGACACCGCCGCGGCGCTGTTCAAGCGTGACGGCTACGACGGGGTTGGCGTGGCCGAGCTCTGCAAAGAGACCGGCATGGCGATGCAGAGCCTCTACCACCGCTTCGGCGACAAGGCGGGGCTGTACCGCGAGGCGCTCGAACGTTTCGGCAAGACCGCCAACGACCCGCAGATCCAGGCCTTGGAAGAAAGCGACGACGCGTTGGCGGGCGTTGAGGCCTTCGTTCGGCAATGGAAACGGCACATCGGCGCGTCGCGTGAGGATGGCTGCCTGTTCACCCAGGCGCTGTCCCGCTCGGACCGGTCCGAGCCCGAGGCCCCCGACGCCGTGGCCCGTGCCTACACCGGCCGACTCCGCCGGACGCTAACCACCACCCTGCGACGAGCGATTGAGGCGGGTCAACTCAAACCCGACACCGACCCGGCCGTGCTGGCCGATTCGTTGTTGACGTCTGCTTTTGGTGTCGCGGTGGTCGGCCGAGGCGGGATGCCCGGCTCGATGATCGAGCACGCCATCGCCGCAGCGTTGGCGATGTTGGATCAGGCGAAGGCGTAA
- a CDS encoding RNA polymerase sigma factor, with translation MDTFRQLEVLSDEQLVEHANRGDAQSPAAFETLYRRHRDTVLRLARRYTRGDEALALDAAQETFIYLLGKFPPPPENQLTLTAKLTTFLFPVARHAALSATKKKARLRLTTGDALPEPIAESPIPLDDGLDALLGRLSDEHCEVVLLRFVDDMTVPEIARALDIPQGTVKSRLHHAVAQLRRDPATKKYFELP, from the coding sequence GTGGACACCTTCCGGCAACTCGAAGTGCTCAGCGACGAACAGCTCGTCGAACACGCCAACCGCGGCGACGCTCAGAGCCCCGCGGCCTTCGAGACGCTCTACCGCCGACACCGCGACACCGTGCTGCGCCTTGCCCGGCGGTACACCCGGGGCGACGAGGCCCTCGCGCTCGACGCCGCGCAGGAAACCTTCATCTATCTGCTGGGCAAGTTCCCCCCGCCGCCCGAAAACCAGCTGACGCTCACCGCGAAGCTCACCACCTTTTTGTTTCCCGTGGCCAGGCATGCCGCACTCTCGGCCACCAAGAAGAAGGCCCGCCTCCGGCTGACCACGGGCGACGCCCTGCCCGAGCCGATCGCCGAATCCCCCATTCCCCTCGACGACGGCCTCGACGCCCTGCTGGGCCGGCTCAGCGACGAACACTGCGAGGTGGTGCTGCTGCGTTTTGTGGACGACATGACGGTCCCCGAGATCGCCCGAGCCCTCGACATCCCGCAGGGCACGGTGAAATCGCGTCTGCACCACGCCGTGGCCCAGCTCCGCCGTGACCCGGCCACGAAAAAATATTTCGAATTGCCTTGA
- a CDS encoding dockerin type I domain-containing protein: MTHPDDPQLPDDLIAELKRRDAQPFADTDRLDERIRLAIDAHYAPTDLVATASAPASWRFRRRLIGAGLAAAAAVGFVVWLNPNTFSPPADPVAQVAPSPELPHDFNRDGALDILDVMRLAKHVQDTPPSGPLADSAAVFDVNHDQRIDAQDVQTLGRSIVRLASEKDGEV, translated from the coding sequence ATGACCCACCCCGACGACCCCCAACTTCCCGACGACCTGATCGCCGAGCTCAAACGCCGGGACGCTCAGCCGTTTGCCGACACCGACCGGCTCGACGAGCGCATCCGCCTCGCGATCGATGCGCACTATGCGCCCACGGACCTGGTGGCGACTGCTTCGGCCCCCGCGTCGTGGCGTTTCCGTCGCCGGCTGATCGGAGCTGGCCTGGCGGCGGCCGCCGCGGTGGGCTTCGTGGTTTGGCTCAACCCGAACACCTTTTCGCCGCCCGCCGATCCGGTCGCGCAGGTCGCCCCATCGCCCGAACTCCCTCACGACTTCAACCGCGACGGCGCGCTCGACATCCTCGACGTCATGCGGCTGGCAAAACACGTCCAGGACACGCCGCCTTCCGGCCCCCTCGCGGACTCGGCCGCCGTGTTCGATGTGAACCATGACCAGCGCATCGATGCGCAAGACGTCCAGACGCTCGGCCGATCCATCGTCCGCCTCGCTTCCGAGAAGGACGGTGAGGTATGA
- the rpe gene encoding ribulose-phosphate 3-epimerase, translated as MIDLSQKPAQPLVLPSILAADFTTLGEDVADVLDKGADGIHVDIMDGHFVPNLSIGVPIMASLRKRFPDAYFDVHLMVTNPELFVQPFADAGADHITFHIEATAGRKENHEFDLIKQIKATGCTAGISFNPPTTAASVQHLVGHVEMFLAMSVHPGFGGQKFIPEVLDKIRELSPKLPDTARFEIDGGVGPVNAGDVAAAGVDMIVAGSAVFGAPDRAAAIAAIKAG; from the coding sequence ATGATCGACCTCTCGCAAAAGCCCGCCCAGCCGCTCGTCCTGCCCTCGATCCTCGCGGCCGACTTCACCACGCTCGGCGAAGACGTCGCGGACGTGCTGGACAAAGGCGCCGACGGCATCCACGTCGACATCATGGACGGGCACTTCGTGCCGAACCTGTCCATCGGCGTGCCGATCATGGCGTCGCTGCGCAAGCGGTTCCCCGATGCGTACTTCGATGTGCACCTGATGGTGACCAACCCCGAGCTGTTCGTGCAACCGTTCGCCGATGCCGGGGCCGACCACATCACCTTCCACATCGAGGCCACCGCGGGGCGTAAGGAAAACCACGAGTTCGACCTCATCAAACAGATCAAAGCGACCGGCTGCACCGCGGGCATCAGCTTCAACCCGCCGACGACCGCCGCGTCGGTCCAGCACCTGGTCGGCCACGTCGAGATGTTCCTGGCCATGAGCGTCCACCCCGGATTCGGCGGGCAGAAGTTCATCCCCGAAGTGCTCGACAAGATCCGCGAGCTGTCGCCCAAGCTGCCCGACACCGCCCGCTTCGAGATCGACGGCGGCGTGGGCCCGGTCAACGCCGGGGACGTCGCCGCGGCGGGCGTCGACATGATCGTCGCAGGCTCGGCCGTGTTCGGCGCACCGGACCGCGCCGCAGCCATCGCCGCGATCAAGGCCGGATGA
- a CDS encoding SDR family oxidoreductase, with translation MNIQGTTAFVTGANRGIGRALVEALLQRGASKVYAAARQLGSLDGVVALDPQRVVAVELDVTNADQVAAAAQQAGDVDLLINNAGKLDFGGVLEADLDSLAGQLDVNLYGLLRVTRAFQPALTQATGGVVNLLSVVSLAPMPGIGHYSASKAIAHSVTESMRADFTESGVSVFGVFPGPVDTDMAKDVPMDKTAPEDVARDILSGIEADQHDIFPDPFAEQVQAGWAADPKAVAAQFAGA, from the coding sequence ATGAACATTCAAGGAACCACCGCTTTCGTCACCGGCGCCAACCGCGGCATCGGCCGCGCCCTGGTCGAGGCCCTGCTGCAACGCGGGGCGAGCAAGGTCTACGCCGCCGCCCGGCAACTCGGCTCGCTCGACGGCGTGGTCGCCCTCGACCCGCAACGGGTCGTCGCGGTCGAGCTGGACGTCACCAACGCCGATCAGGTCGCCGCCGCGGCCCAGCAGGCGGGTGATGTCGACCTGCTGATCAACAACGCCGGCAAGCTCGACTTCGGCGGCGTGCTCGAGGCGGACCTCGACAGCCTCGCCGGCCAACTCGACGTGAACCTCTACGGCCTGCTCCGCGTGACCCGGGCCTTCCAGCCCGCGCTCACCCAGGCCACGGGCGGCGTGGTGAACCTGCTGTCGGTCGTGTCGCTCGCCCCGATGCCGGGCATCGGGCACTACTCGGCGTCGAAGGCGATCGCCCACTCGGTCACCGAGTCGATGCGGGCCGACTTCACCGAGAGCGGCGTCTCGGTCTTCGGCGTGTTCCCCGGCCCGGTCGATACCGATATGGCCAAGGACGTGCCGATGGACAAAACCGCCCCGGAGGACGTGGCCCGCGACATCCTCAGCGGCATCGAGGCCGACCAGCACGACATCTTCCCCGACCCGTTTGCCGAGCAGGTCCAGGCCGGCTGGGCGGCCGACCCCAAGGCCGTCGCCGCCCAGTTCGCGGGGGCATGA
- a CDS encoding metallophosphoesterase family protein — protein MPTAIISDIHGNVDALQVVMADIDQRGIDRIVCLGDIIGYGPNPTDCLDLVMERCEFAMMGNHDFAVLYEPTSFNSSAEQASFWTRKQFEDEPDAEKRRKRFEYLGNLLIRRWYDGALWVHASPRRPINEYIFPDDVVAAPNKMSAIFDRIETRAFCGHTHVTGVFTDEPDFYPPGDLGEAYTFRDDEKCIVNPGSVGQPRDRDPRASYAILHDDRVEFVRLDYDIQTVVDKIAAIDDLSDFLGQRLLEGR, from the coding sequence ATGCCCACCGCCATCATCTCCGACATCCACGGCAACGTCGACGCCCTGCAGGTCGTCATGGCTGACATCGATCAACGCGGCATCGACCGGATCGTCTGCCTGGGCGATATCATCGGCTACGGGCCGAACCCGACCGACTGCCTGGACCTGGTGATGGAGCGCTGCGAGTTCGCGATGATGGGCAACCACGACTTCGCGGTGCTCTACGAGCCCACGAGCTTCAACTCGTCGGCCGAGCAGGCGTCGTTCTGGACCCGCAAACAGTTCGAGGACGAGCCCGACGCCGAGAAGCGTCGCAAGCGGTTCGAGTACCTGGGCAACCTCTTGATCCGCCGGTGGTACGACGGGGCGCTGTGGGTCCACGCCTCGCCGCGTCGCCCGATCAACGAGTACATCTTCCCCGACGACGTCGTGGCGGCGCCCAACAAGATGTCGGCCATCTTCGACCGCATCGAGACCCGCGCCTTCTGCGGCCACACCCACGTCACCGGCGTGTTCACCGACGAGCCCGACTTCTACCCGCCCGGCGACCTGGGCGAGGCCTACACCTTCCGGGATGATGAGAAGTGCATCGTCAACCCCGGCAGCGTCGGCCAACCCCGCGACCGCGACCCCCGCGCCAGCTACGCCATCCTCCACGACGACCGCGTCGAGTTTGTCCGTCTGGACTACGACATCCAGACCGTCGTCGACAAGATCGCCGCGATCGACGACCTGTCCGACTTCTTGGGGCAGCGCTTGCTCGAAGGGCGCTAA
- a CDS encoding family 16 glycosylhydrolase has translation MPRICSLVSALLLTYFITGCTATPADTSAAVIPPPPVDPPAGYQWVLNEPLSDEFNGTELDRDKWLDHYPGWEGRVPGLFVPESISVKDGTLKIRSHILDEPRGDEGQWTIGCGAIQSKAMTAHYGYFEARIKTSNVRTSTTFWMKNDRGPKPERPFKITELDVMEAVGNAGRWPGFATQIKSNTHIEYFAEDPDSEPVNLKKGGGANLPDGGRSHDRFRTYACWWVDANTIHFYVDGQLMYTVEPSTELDPSPMDLPMFINAVCEIYTWELPPEEANLRDDSRNTSYYDFIRSWTLEKIED, from the coding sequence ATGCCGCGCATCTGTTCTTTGGTTTCGGCCCTGCTGCTTACTTATTTCATTACCGGTTGCACCGCGACACCGGCGGACACCAGCGCCGCGGTGATCCCCCCGCCGCCGGTCGATCCGCCCGCGGGTTATCAGTGGGTGCTCAACGAGCCGCTGAGCGACGAGTTCAACGGCACCGAACTGGACCGCGACAAATGGCTGGACCACTACCCCGGCTGGGAAGGCCGTGTGCCCGGCCTGTTCGTGCCCGAGTCGATCAGTGTGAAAGACGGCACGCTCAAGATCCGCAGCCACATCCTCGACGAGCCGCGCGGCGACGAGGGGCAGTGGACCATCGGCTGCGGCGCGATCCAATCGAAAGCCATGACCGCCCACTACGGCTACTTCGAAGCCCGCATCAAGACGTCCAACGTCCGCACGTCCACCACCTTCTGGATGAAAAACGACCGAGGGCCCAAGCCCGAGCGGCCGTTCAAGATCACCGAGCTGGACGTCATGGAAGCCGTGGGCAACGCCGGACGCTGGCCGGGCTTCGCCACGCAGATCAAGTCCAACACCCACATCGAGTACTTCGCCGAAGACCCCGACAGCGAGCCGGTCAACCTGAAGAAAGGCGGCGGGGCCAACCTGCCCGACGGCGGCCGGTCGCACGACCGCTTCCGCACCTACGCCTGCTGGTGGGTCGACGCGAACACGATCCACTTCTACGTGGACGGCCAACTCATGTACACCGTCGAGCCGTCGACCGAGCTCGACCCCTCGCCGATGGACCTACCGATGTTCATCAACGCGGTCTGTGAGATCTACACCTGGGAGCTGCCGCCGGAAGAAGCCAACCTCCGCGACGATTCGCGCAACACGTCCTACTACGACTTCATCCGGTCGTGGACGTTGGAGAAGATCGAAGACTAA
- a CDS encoding STAS domain-containing protein: MATYESDIEQTGPNVTIKVAGPDASHAEMNEVVTECCDRMRYESATNFVFDLENVEFLASACIGSMVELLREVEPMRGKIALANCDDNVAFLFKVTKLDDIFGIFDDIEEALESFKKQDARF, from the coding sequence ATGGCGACCTACGAATCCGACATCGAACAAACCGGCCCCAACGTCACCATCAAGGTCGCCGGCCCCGACGCGTCTCACGCCGAGATGAACGAGGTCGTCACCGAATGCTGTGACCGTATGCGTTACGAGTCGGCCACCAACTTCGTCTTCGACCTCGAAAACGTCGAGTTCCTCGCCTCGGCCTGCATCGGGTCGATGGTCGAGCTGCTCCGCGAGGTCGAGCCGATGCGCGGCAAGATCGCCCTGGCCAACTGCGACGACAATGTCGCCTTCCTCTTCAAGGTCACCAAGCTCGACGACATCTTCGGCATCTTCGACGACATCGAAGAAGCACTCGAGTCGTTCAAAAAGCAAGACGCGCGGTTCTAA
- a CDS encoding glycosyltransferase family 9 protein produces the protein MQRILIIRPSALGDVARTVPCLASLRRAYPEARIDWLVGSAFVDAVRAHPGLTGVIPFDRKKRSAVWPMLRTLRQTRYDMAIDLQGLARSGFFAWASRAKQRVGYANARELGWLGYTDKHLIDEKLHAADRMLRLIDALDVPRVNDLSLHVPDEDQQWLDQHLAELGVSPGRYACVAPTAQWGCKCWPMQRYAEVTQRLLEQPDIDHVFVLAAPHEQARVQAGFTALSPEELERTATPPTTVGKLMAVLAGAKLLVCNDSAPLHLAVGLATPTVSLFGPTDPALVGPPPPGFFTPPLGDASAVPLPEGSSGQRVADLITTGRHRVLRAPSAVGRTFNYRAHRDDDTLISELTVDEAWSAIDQALQP, from the coding sequence GTGCAGCGCATCCTGATCATTCGGCCATCGGCGCTGGGCGACGTCGCCCGCACCGTGCCCTGTCTGGCGTCGCTCCGGCGGGCGTATCCCGAGGCCCGGATCGACTGGCTGGTGGGGTCGGCGTTTGTCGATGCCGTGCGGGCCCACCCGGGGCTGACGGGCGTGATCCCATTCGACCGCAAGAAGCGCTCGGCGGTCTGGCCGATGCTGCGGACGCTGCGACAGACGCGATACGACATGGCCATCGACCTGCAGGGCCTGGCCCGCTCGGGGTTCTTCGCCTGGGCCAGCCGTGCCAAGCAACGCGTCGGCTACGCCAATGCGCGGGAGCTGGGGTGGCTGGGGTATACCGACAAACACCTGATCGACGAAAAGCTCCACGCCGCCGACCGCATGCTCCGGCTGATCGACGCGTTGGACGTGCCGCGGGTCAACGATCTGTCGCTGCACGTGCCCGACGAGGATCAGCAGTGGCTGGATCAGCACCTGGCCGAGCTCGGAGTTTCGCCGGGGCGATACGCGTGTGTCGCGCCAACGGCGCAGTGGGGCTGCAAGTGCTGGCCGATGCAGCGCTACGCTGAGGTGACCCAGCGGTTGCTTGAGCAGCCGGACATCGACCACGTGTTCGTTCTCGCCGCGCCGCACGAGCAGGCGCGGGTGCAGGCGGGCTTCACCGCCCTGTCGCCCGAGGAACTCGAGCGCACCGCCACCCCGCCCACCACGGTCGGAAAACTCATGGCCGTGCTCGCCGGAGCGAAACTGCTGGTGTGCAACGACTCGGCCCCCCTGCACCTGGCCGTCGGCCTCGCCACACCCACCGTCAGCCTCTTCGGGCCGACCGACCCCGCGCTCGTCGGCCCGCCGCCGCCGGGCTTCTTCACGCCCCCGCTCGGCGACGCGTCTGCCGTGCCGTTGCCCGAAGGCTCTTCCGGCCAGCGCGTGGCCGATCTGATCACTACCGGCCGGCACCGCGTGTTGCGTGCCCCCTCGGCCGTCGGTCGGACGTTTAACTACCGCGCCCACCGCGACGACGATACGTTGATTTCCGAGTTGACGGTCGATGAAGCTTGGTCTGCCATCGATCAAGCGTTACAACCTTAG
- a CDS encoding STAS domain-containing protein, giving the protein MESPIANIQQDGPRVTVEITEREVDTDELRSLVHELKQTLEGEARVFVFRLETVEFLPSACLALLLMFYQEVKKHDGRIILLNCQENVAFLLRLARLDKIFELAEGEADQA; this is encoded by the coding sequence ATGGAAAGCCCAATCGCCAACATCCAGCAAGACGGCCCCCGCGTCACGGTCGAGATCACCGAACGCGAAGTCGACACCGACGAGCTCCGCAGCCTCGTACACGAGCTCAAACAAACCCTCGAAGGCGAAGCCCGGGTGTTTGTGTTCCGCCTGGAGACCGTGGAGTTTCTCCCGTCCGCCTGCCTGGCGTTGCTGCTGATGTTCTATCAAGAGGTGAAGAAGCACGACGGCCGGATCATCCTGCTCAACTGCCAGGAAAACGTCGCCTTCCTCCTGCGGCTGGCCCGGCTGGACAAGATCTTCGAGCTCGCCGAGGGCGAGGCCGACCAGGCCTGA